In the Caenorhabditis elegans chromosome X genome, one interval contains:
- the B0302.5 gene encoding uncharacterized protein (Confirmed by transcript evidence), producing the protein MTAIRDNLCELKRLEIPRPKCQGMQFVATRGRQGFYRTIRENGAMYGIQLKPQGPKRPQLSSDLFNRPMTVPEENSEDVEEAQTSQPETRKVEMNNNNNYKISYTSRPPLPPQQPKQTYTLQRTTPQAQPTPQQPRMFSRSSGGITGAVNNRPQMVAQQREIAQK; encoded by the exons atgaCCGCAATCCGTGACAACTTGTGTGAACTCAAAAGACTCGAGATTCCACGTCCAAAATGCCAAGGAATGCAGTTTGTTGCCACACGTGGAAGACAAGGGTTTTATAGA accATCCGAGAGAATGGCGCAATGTATGGAATTCAACTCAAACCACAGGGACCAAAGAGACCACAACTGAGCTCAGATCTTTTCAacag accaATGACGGTCCCTGAGGAAAATAGCGAAGATGTTGAAGAAGCTCAAACAAGCCAGCCGGAAACAAGAAAAGTCGAGATGAATAACAATAACAATTACAAG ataagCTACACTTCTCGTCCACCATTGCCACCACAACAACCGAAACAGACCTACACTTTACAAAGAACAACTCCACAGGCTCAACCAACACCCCAGCAGCCAAGAATGTTCTCCCGTTCTTCTGGAGGCATCACTGGTGCTGTGAACAACCGCCCACAAATGGTTGCCCAGCAAAGAGAGattgctcaaaaataa